In Rutidosis leptorrhynchoides isolate AG116_Rl617_1_P2 chromosome 2, CSIRO_AGI_Rlap_v1, whole genome shotgun sequence, one genomic interval encodes:
- the LOC139891271 gene encoding peroxisomal 2,4-dienoyl-CoA reductase [(3E)-enoyl-CoA-producing]-like, producing the protein MESPFKPEILKGKVALLTGGASGIGFEISTQFGKHGASIAIMGRRKTVVDSAVSSLQSLGIPAVGFPGDVRIQEDAKRVVESTFKHYGKLDILVNAAAGNFLVSPEDLSPNGFRTVMDIDSVGTFTMCHEALTYLKKGGPGRNSDDSGGIILNISATLHYTAAWYQIHVAAAKAAVDAITRNLALEWGTDYDIRVNGIAPGPIGDTAGMRKLGPDEIENKTREYMPLFKLGEKWDIAVAALYLASDAGKYVNGTTLIVDGGLWLSRPRHMAKEEVKMISRIVEKKARAAPTGVPSSKL; encoded by the exons ATGGAATCGCCGTTCAAGCCGGAGATTCTAAAAGGGAAAGTAGCACTTTTAACCGGAGGTGCTTCCGGCATCGGATTCGAGATATCCACACAGTTCGGTAAACATGGCGCTTCAATCGCTATCATGGGCCGTCGCAAGACCGTCGTTGACTCTGCCGTTTCATCCCTACAATCTCTCGGTATTCCT GCTGTTGGTTTCCCGGGAGATGTTCGAATCCAGGAAGATGCAAAGAGGGTAGTTGAATCGACGTTTAAACACTACGGAAAGCTCGATATCCTTGTGAATGCTGCAGCTGGAAATTTTTTGGTTTCACCGGAGGATTTATCCCCAAATGGATTCCGAACAG TGATGGATATTGATTCTGTTGGTACGTTTACCATGTGTCATGAAGCGCTGACTTACCTTAAGAAAGGAGGACCCGGGAGAAACTCGGATGATTCTGGTGGGATTATATTGAATATTAGTGCGACACTGCATTATACAGCTGCCTGGTATCAAATTCATGTAGCTGCTGCTAAG GCTGCAGTAGATGCGATTACAAGAAATTTGGCATTGGAATGGGGTACAGACTATGATATCCGAGTCAATGGGATTGCACCTGGACCAATAGGTGACACTGCTGGCATGAGGAAACTCGGACCAGACGAGATTGAAAACAAGACTAGAGAGTATATGCCTCTGTTCAAACTTGGGGAAAAATGGGATATTGCAGTTGCAGCCCTCTACCTCGCATCAGATGCTG GTAAATATGTTAATGGAACGACACTTATTGTTGATGGAGGACTGTGGTTAAGTCGGCCACGTCATATGGCAAAGGAGGAAGTGAAGATGATATCGCGGATAGTTGAAAAGAAGGCTAGAGCTGCACCTACTGGGGTACCTTCTAGCAAACTGTAG